One window from the genome of Trabulsiella odontotermitis encodes:
- a CDS encoding hemolysin family protein, producing the protein MLNSILVILCLIGVSAFFSMSEISLAASRKIKLKLLADDGDINAQRVLKMQENPGTFFTVVQIGLNAVAILGGIVGDAAFSPAFYGILSNYVSPELAEQLSFILSFSLVTGMFILIADLTPKRIGMIAPEAVALRIINPMRFCLFVFRPLVWCFNGMANTIFRIFKLPMVRKDDITSDDIYAVVEAGALAGVLRKQEHELIENVFELESRTVPSSMTSRESIIWFDINEDEQSLKNKVAEHPHSKFLVCKEDIDHIIGYVDSKDLLNRVLANQSLALTGGVQIRNTLIVPDTLTLSEALESFKTAGEDFAVIMNEYALVVGIITLNDVMTTLMGDLVGQGLEEQIVARDENSWLIDGGTPIDDVMRVLDIDEFPQSGNYETIGGFMMFMLRKIPKRTDAVKFSGYKFEVVDIDNYRIDQLLVTRIDSKPTVLTPKLPDAEEQKKGAA; encoded by the coding sequence ATGTTAAACAGTATTTTAGTAATACTTTGTCTGATTGGCGTCAGCGCATTTTTCTCGATGTCCGAGATTTCGCTTGCAGCCTCACGAAAAATCAAACTCAAACTGCTCGCCGATGATGGCGACATCAACGCACAACGCGTGCTGAAAATGCAGGAAAACCCCGGCACCTTCTTTACGGTGGTGCAGATCGGCCTCAACGCCGTCGCCATCCTTGGCGGTATCGTGGGGGATGCGGCATTTTCACCAGCGTTTTACGGCATCTTAAGTAACTATGTGTCACCCGAACTGGCAGAACAACTGAGTTTTATTCTCTCCTTCTCGCTGGTCACCGGCATGTTCATTCTCATCGCCGACCTGACACCGAAACGCATCGGTATGATTGCGCCCGAAGCTGTGGCTTTGCGTATCATCAACCCGATGCGCTTCTGCCTGTTCGTTTTCCGCCCGCTGGTCTGGTGCTTTAACGGCATGGCGAACACGATCTTCCGTATCTTCAAACTGCCGATGGTGCGTAAAGACGACATCACCTCTGATGACATCTACGCCGTGGTGGAAGCCGGTGCGCTGGCCGGGGTGCTGCGTAAGCAGGAACATGAGCTTATTGAGAACGTGTTTGAACTGGAATCACGCACCGTACCGTCTTCCATGACGTCGCGTGAGAGCATTATCTGGTTCGACATCAACGAAGATGAGCAGAGCCTGAAAAACAAAGTCGCGGAGCATCCGCACTCGAAGTTCCTCGTCTGTAAAGAAGATATCGACCACATCATCGGCTACGTCGATTCCAAAGACCTGCTGAACCGCGTGCTGGCGAATCAGAGTCTGGCGCTGACCGGCGGCGTGCAGATCCGCAATACGCTGATTGTGCCGGATACGCTGACGCTCTCCGAAGCGCTGGAAAGTTTCAAAACCGCCGGTGAAGATTTCGCAGTGATCATGAACGAATACGCGCTGGTGGTGGGGATCATCACCCTGAACGACGTGATGACCACGCTGATGGGCGACCTGGTCGGTCAGGGGCTGGAAGAGCAGATTGTCGCACGCGACGAAAACTCCTGGCTCATCGACGGCGGTACGCCGATTGACGACGTGATGCGCGTGCTGGATATCGACGAGTTCCCGCAGTCCGGCAACTATGAAACCATCGGCGGCTTCATGATGTTTATGCTGCGCAAAATCCCGAAACGCACCGATGCGGTGAAGTTCTCTGGCTACAAGTTTGAAGTGGTGGATATTGATAACTACCGCATCGACCAGTTGCTGGTGACGCGCATCGACAGCAAACCGACGGTGCTGACGCCAAAACTGCCGGATGCGGAAGAGCAGAAGAAAGGTGCCGCGTAA